The following coding sequences lie in one Anaerolineae bacterium genomic window:
- a CDS encoding G5 domain-containing protein — translation MHALRRQIWLLMALLIGVSMMRLTGCLAPAPAAKLVTIETSDMRLVMYTTAGTVREVLLQAGISPGQMDRVEPDLWQEVQDGATVRVVRVEERQETERRPIPFSQKIIKSEALPPGERKLLQLGANGEEEIVYRLVLEDGQVVERTEAQRIIIKPPVDEIIAVGLQADLPSVPITGTLVYISAGNAWVMRGTSASRRPLTSSGDLDGRVLALSPDGEWLVYSRAETSGRPHVLNSLWIVGTSILNEPSYPLGIEGVMYAEWTADGKGIIYSTAERTSGAPGWRAHNDIWKATIYGLTPAGKRTGNEKITTLTQKLLDPPAETVYSWWGTHFALSPDGRWLAYGQADEVGVIDLRAGVRSPLLHFATYHTYGEWVWLPELSWSPDSRYLACSVHGQMEGMDPEDSPVFDLWVVERTGAVKVPISPDVGMWTAPAWSPARRLPDGSRESAIAFGIAYSPRSSQDSRYDLYVMDRDGSNRRKLFPPADMPGLVAPELAWSPDGRQMVIAHQGYLYLLDVDSGTWQKLTADGQSGQPRWAGEPTASEEDMGHGEEITNKDFGR, via the coding sequence ATGCACGCGCTGCGCCGGCAAATCTGGCTTCTCATGGCTCTGCTCATCGGGGTGAGCATGATGCGGCTGACGGGGTGTCTGGCGCCTGCCCCAGCCGCCAAACTCGTCACCATCGAGACCAGCGACATGCGGCTGGTCATGTACACCACCGCCGGCACCGTGCGCGAGGTCCTCCTGCAGGCCGGCATCTCCCCAGGACAAATGGACCGCGTCGAACCCGACCTCTGGCAAGAGGTGCAGGACGGCGCCACCGTGCGGGTGGTGCGGGTGGAAGAACGCCAGGAGACGGAGCGCCGGCCCATCCCCTTCTCCCAGAAAATCATCAAGAGCGAGGCCCTCCCTCCCGGCGAGCGCAAACTACTCCAGTTAGGTGCCAACGGCGAGGAAGAGATCGTCTATCGCCTCGTGCTGGAGGACGGACAGGTTGTGGAGCGCACCGAAGCCCAGCGCATCATCATCAAACCGCCGGTGGACGAGATCATCGCCGTTGGCCTGCAGGCCGATCTCCCCTCGGTTCCCATTACCGGCACCCTGGTCTATATTTCCGCCGGCAACGCCTGGGTCATGCGCGGCACCAGCGCGAGCCGCCGGCCGCTGACCTCCTCCGGCGACCTGGACGGCCGCGTGCTGGCGCTCTCCCCCGACGGCGAGTGGCTGGTATACTCGCGGGCGGAGACCAGCGGCCGGCCGCATGTCCTCAATTCCCTCTGGATCGTCGGGACTTCCATCCTGAACGAGCCGTCATACCCGCTGGGCATCGAGGGGGTGATGTACGCCGAGTGGACGGCCGATGGGAAAGGCATCATCTATTCCACGGCGGAGCGCACCAGCGGCGCACCCGGCTGGCGCGCCCATAATGACATTTGGAAGGCGACCATTTACGGATTGACGCCGGCCGGCAAACGCACCGGCAATGAGAAGATCACTACCCTGACGCAGAAGCTCCTGGACCCGCCGGCGGAAACGGTCTACAGTTGGTGGGGCACCCACTTTGCCCTCTCCCCTGACGGCCGCTGGCTGGCCTACGGCCAGGCCGATGAGGTCGGCGTCATTGATCTGCGCGCCGGCGTCCGCTCCCCCCTGCTCCATTTCGCCACCTATCACACGTACGGCGAGTGGGTCTGGCTACCTGAGCTGAGCTGGTCCCCCGACAGCCGCTACCTTGCCTGTTCCGTGCATGGTCAGATGGAAGGCATGGACCCGGAAGACAGTCCCGTGTTTGACCTGTGGGTGGTGGAGCGCACAGGAGCGGTCAAGGTGCCGATCTCCCCGGATGTGGGGATGTGGACCGCGCCGGCCTGGTCGCCGGCCAGGCGCCTGCCGGACGGCTCGCGCGAGAGCGCCATCGCCTTCGGCATAGCCTACAGCCCCCGCAGTTCCCAGGACAGCCGGTATGACCTGTACGTCATGGATCGGGATGGAAGCAACCGCCGCAAGCTTTTCCCGCCGGCCGATATGCCTGGCCTGGTAGCGCCGGAGCTGGCCTGGTCGCCGGACGGCCGGCAGATGGTCATCGCGCATCAGGGCTACCTGTATCTGCTGGATGTGGACAGCGGCACCTGGCAGAAACTCACTGCCGATGGGCAGAGCGGTCAGCCGCGCTGGGCCGGCGAACCCACGGCCAGCGAGGAGGACATGGGACATGGCGAGGAAATCACCAACAAGGATTTTGGTCGTTGA